The nucleotide window attagcactttaaatattttatatttagaaaaaaaaatatacaattatGAGGAGTGGACAATAAAATTTTTAGAATACCAATAacaatttctttattttattttattgacatAACTGGAAATCGTataaattctttatttttttaaattgacaCATTTAAGAATGAAAAGATGAACCCAATATCAAATCAAGGGTATTcattttttgttataattttaACTTGAAATTAGAGTGTGGGTCCTTTGATTCAACTAAGTTTCTTGTTAAGCTCATTAGCACTAACTTTACAATAACGAATAGAACACTACTTCGCTAATAGAAAAGCAGCAACTGTTGTTGAACTCCAACTATAGATGTATACGTGTCTAACCAGTGTTCGAATTTCAATTATTTCGATGCATGTCTATATGTGATTGGGTTTCAGCAGCTGTTTCTATTCTTCAACAGTGAAGTAGTATTTTAAGGAACATCCATAAAATGATGTGTTGGGAATTGGGATGTGGCAAAATGGAGGAAAGTTACAAGAACCCACATTCGATTCTTCTCTCATCAAAGACTACAATAAACCATGTGTTATGTCTACTCTCTAGGGTTATAATAGtcaaatcaaaattaaataattgaaGGATGAAGAATTAAATTAATCCAAAAAGTGTTGTTGCCAATGTTCTGTTGAAACTCTTTCTAGATAGAGTAAGCTCGCTAAtgatattttaattaaactaaccATAACTGCGAGAAGGGGGATTGAAGGTCGGATGCATAGTGAGAGCACATCCGCTCTAATTTCTTTTCCGGCTACTTATATTAGTTGCTGCTTCTTTTTTTCaagcaaaaaagaaaagtgtgatGAGTTTTGTAGACAATTAATTCCTCTGATGTATTACTTGTACGGTTCTACCCAACAGCTGCGGTTACTTTCGGGTCAGGCAAATGGCAGTTGCTACTTTGTTGGAATCCGGAATCCGGAATCCGGCATTCAGATGCCGGATGAAACTCTATCCTCCGAGACTGAAAATGTTGACTGTTCTGTGCTACCGTAAGCCGGAATCTTAGAATCAGAAGATAGGCTCGTTTTAGGATTGCTTTGACCAACAAAACGGAGCTGCGTTGATATGATTTTTACTGCCTTGAAGGTTCCCCTACTTCAACTGTCACGAGCATTTCTGGGATTGACCTAGTAAATCCATCCACAACATCTTCAGGACGTCGTCCAACAGTCGCAGCATACCGTGAGAAGATTGTGTCACCGGGTGGCCGGCCACAATCAGGAGAGGAGTGCATGGGAGCAAGCAGGACAGCCAAATTACACCCCTTCTTTTAGGGAGAAAATTAACCTGCAAGTCTGAATTAATCTTAGCTGTTGAAACTATTTAACCTTCTAAACTAAATTAATCCCAAAGACTTGCAAAAGAGAGACGAGAAGTAAACACCGATGATACAGAAAAGTGAAAAACCAAAGGGTCATTGGTGAATTAGCAACGGAAGACTATTGAAAAGGATGTTGAATGTTATACAAAATGCGTATACGAAAGAAGAATAGCCCTGCAGCCGATCATTTCATTGTTGTACAGCAAAGTACAAGGGCGCacctaaaacttcaaaaacATGAACGAGAATATGACCGGACAAAAGATGCTCCAATCAATCTCCTATTCGACAAGTGAAAGTAAGGCGGAAGGTGAAATCCATATTTACAAGCTCCAGTAAGACACATGATTCCTCTATTTTGCTACGTCGAAAAATCAGTTGTATGACAGTTTTCTTTGTCAAAAAGGTTTGACATCGAATTGCCTAGCGAGTGTATCTCAACCGAGCGGCTTTTCTGTATGGATCGACGTCTGGCCCCCCATTTCTCGTGCTGGTTCGACTCCAGCTCGTGACAAGGCCCTTTTGGTCATATACCTTGGTCTTGCTTGTTATTGTTATATTCAGTTCCTTTTGACCTAGGAGTTGTTCCCGGGCATCCCCCCAAAAAAGGTTATTATACATCCCAACCCCATCCCTTGGATAAGTAGAAGCTAACATCAGGCTATTGGCGTTTTATCTGCATCTTCCCGACCAAGACGGATTTTTCGGGATTTATCTTTCTTAGAATTGgaagaaaaagattgaaatgACTGTTCAAAATTTCACCTTTACCCTTGAGAATCTTTTGATCGTCTGATGGCATCCTTCGGTGATTTATGCGTATCTGAACTCAAGTAAAGGAGATGGGAAGTATGCACTCACTAGCGGAAATGACAACCTGCATGGGGCATCCTTACACCTTCGGGTCTTCAACAACATTAACAGGTTGCATAGACtttgctattatcaccaatttCAACAACTGGCTAAGATATTTTCTTCCATCAGTCTTTAAGTCAAACCAACCTCTTGTATAAATCACATTTACGTCTATTCTCCTCCGGTACAGCAGGTCCACTCAATATTTGTTTACTGCATTTGAATACGTGCCTTCCATCTGCAGCAAATGAAGGTGAAAATATTCGTTAACATACAGCTAAATTGTGAAACTAATATGATAAGTAGGTAAAACCATCAATTAAAGACAACATAGTGTAATACAGGCAAAACTTTAGTGAAAACTATGACAAGCATGCGGAATTAACTGATCATAATTCACCTCGTAGGCGAGGTTATAGCAGTATATGGAAGGCAATCAACAAATCAGCAACTGAATGACAATTTCAATAGAAGTTGTTGAATTCGGTCAAATCTATCTTAGTTCCTAGCAGACCATACAGAAACATACTCAGCTACAACTTCTCAATCAAAATGTTCTTTAATCTAAATCTTCAACAAAACAATCCACCAGAGCAGGTGGACTGGGTCTGTCTATATTCAGAAAGCAATTTCTTTCACTTCCAATGATGATCAGACTGTTGGGCAATAACCATCTGAAGATTTCCTCATTTGAGAATAAAGACTATGCTCATGTGGCTAcgtttaggaaaaaaaaactatcaAAGTTTTTCCTATTAGATGTCAGCTACAAGCTCCAAGACCAATCATTATTGCCGTATAGACTATTGCTTTTCATCATGAAATTCTGTAGCTAGCAGCCGTATCTCCAGAGGACTTGTGCCATTGTCTGATAACTTCAGAAACATCAACTCCAACAGTTACAAGAGAACAATTTAGACTGTCTAATGGAGTAACAAAAGAACGGCCCTATACTTCTCCAATCAAGATAGATCCCATCTCCAGACTCGAACTGAAATTTTCATTATAAGAGGTGGACCCATAGGCTGCTCTAGTCGACAAAGAAAAATACCCCATTTCCCTTCTGACCAGATCTCACTCTTATCATCCTTTATAAGAATCTATATCTGATAAGTGGTAACAAGTCCATTCAAGAGAGTAGAAGCACGATCTCACCTCACctcattctttatttgtttcatCAGCTTTTCCAACGCAAGTTCTTCCAGAAAATCAAACTGAGACATTAACGTGACCGGCCAAAGGTATTCTCTAAAAGAGGCAACCAACTAGAGATGTCTTTCTATAGATAGTCTGAAACTCATATCCTATAAGCCTTAATAAAGCAAGATAGGGAACAACAGTCTGCATTACAATGAAATAATAATTCACTAGAAAGTTAACGGTACATTAGTTGAAGGTAGTTATAAAATCTAGAAGAAAGAAACTATTAGTTTTAAATAAAAGCAATATAACCAGTAGTCAAGGATATAAAAGCGGCAACATACAAGCACAGAAAATCAAATACTATGTCCAGCTAGGGAAGAAGATGGAAGACTCCATACCCATGAAACCCATAAAAATAAGAAGAATACTTGCCTCTCAGTTCCAATGGCAGGCCACCATCCTTTCTTGAGATAGTCCAGCATCATCTCATCGCGTGGAGCAACTTGCCATATTGTAGGGGTGGCTAGAAATATCTTGATGGAAGTTGCAGATTCACAGCTCAAAATCAGGAACAAGAAACTTTGCAACAAGACATGACAAAGTAGCAAGATTACTGACCAAGCTCCTGAATTTTTACACTATGCTCAACAGATACAAGAATACTACTAGTCCATGAATCTCCATCTACTTTTAACTGAATATAACCTATTTATCTCCACTCTGCCACCCACATCCACCGTAACTAATCCACATattggaaagaagaaaacacTGTACAACTCTGTTTCAATAACCAAGTTCAAAATAGGAATATAAAGCTCCAACATCCAGCCCTTTTATTTGGACAAAGTTCCACCTCTGTATAAAACATGTCCTCAGGCTAAAAATAACAACTCCCAATTATCCTACTCAACCATACCCCTTACACTGGAGTAAAGTTAACTACTGGAAAAATCTAACTTGGCTATTTAGAGCATAAGGAAGAGCACTAAAGAGTGGTCTACAGTACCTTCACAATATAAAGCACTTCAACCAAGCCCCAGAAAACTTGAAACTATACAAACAACCCTTTGGTACACTCTCCATCATAACAGGGGTCCCATGCACCACAGATAAATATTGAGAACAATACACCAGATACCAGCTGTGCTGCAGAACTACCGCAACGAGGGCCTAAGCTGACCACATTTCCAAAATCCATTATTCCAATACCAGCCAAAAGCAATGGGTACTACCAGGAACTTCTCAATAGTGCATAACAGAAAAATCTAGTGCTTATCCAAAGGCCACTAATCCAGAGCAGTCACATAATGATGCTGTGACAGAGCTGCAGATACTAACCTGGGAAATAATCCATATGGAATCCTGGGGTCCTAGTCAAAATATAACCTACAAATGGAAAAGCCTGACACTTACTTCCAGAGAATTGCAACTTCTTAGGCCGTAACTACCCACCTAAGAGAGATCACGAGTCCTATTCAATTGATGCATATGTAATAGCATGTCCACCTCCAACACCCTGATAAATTGATGCATAAGTGATAGCATGGCCACCTCCAACACCAAAACCAGCAACAAGGAATTTCCAAGAAATAAACCCACATCCCCAGAAAACTGAACACCGTACATGTTCTGTTCATCAATTACGAATCGACACAACTCGAATCCAACAATTGCATCATCTACAGAAAACAGGTTGCATTACATTCATGCAATACAATGATCACATAGCTTCCCTTCAATTGCATATCAGACATGCTCCAGCCTCCACACAAGTTCATAAAAGAAAACACTAAACTATAGCACCATTCTAAAGTTTGATTCTACCAACCAGGAAGAGAAAGGAAGAAATATAATCAAGAGAACATTGCTAGATAGAAAACAATCCTTTTTATAAGTTACATGGTCAAATGACCAATATAAGATATAACTGATGCAAATTAGGACAGGAAATTGCAAACATTATACTACAATCACAGACATGGTAATTAACGTCTAGTAATCAAGCAAAGAGATAATAAAACCCTATATACATCAGTTTAAGATGACTAACAATGTATTGAGAAAAATAAGTGGCTACTGATCTGCCGTGCACGCATAGATGCTAAAGCTTCTTGACCACTTAGGCTCAGATGACGAGCAACCAAAGGTGGCATGTATAACTCTGTCATTGAAACAATAATCACCCAGATGTCAGCGACGAGTCATGCGAGGCTTTTCAGAACCTCCCCATGAAGCTGGACCCAGGCCATACATAGGCCCTTTGTCAGCAGCACCCTAACACATAAGCATAGAGACAATTTAAGAGAAAAGTGTAAACCTAAAAGCTACACCATTAGACCATTTCTGAGAAAAGAGATACCAAGGCGAAAAGCAGCTGATtacgaaaaaaatagaattggaATTCCAATCATACAAGCAAGCATACCATGTGCATCGCATATCCATCTCCATATGCAGCAGGAAAAGCCCCTTCTGGGCTGGTGAAATTCATACCATATTGTCCACcttcaaagaaagaaaaggatgaGATATGAATTATGAGACTGAAAGCAAGATGTCACACCACAATCCCAAGTGCATAAGAAGCTCTTTTTTTTGCTCCACGACATGACCGTTGggaaaacaaattcaaatatcgcccatgcaaagaaataaaaatagttAATTTCTGTAATAGTTTCTAAGAAATACAAGATCTCAACCCAACTCCCAAAAGTGGTTGTGGAAGATGAAATTCATTCCTCTATTCAACACCAGGCAGAGCTCAACGAATcaataaacatgaaattaagtaTTTCCACCAAAAAGAGGAATATCAGAGCAGAATGTGATGCAAAATTTATATGTTGGTAACTTGGTAAGCAAAATATAATTGTTTCACCACTGTGTGAGTTTGTCTTCAagtgttgtgtgtttctttgCAGCTGTGCGCCTGAATGTGTAGTGTAGTGTCTCGtgcgtgagagagagagagaaagaggggttTACCATTCTAATACATGTTTTCAGAAGCCAATTTTACCATATAAGTGAAGGTTCAAGAAATGTACCATATGCAGGAAATAAATACCTCTAGAATACGGTAAGATAAATAAGTAATACCTGTACCCCATGGTCTACCATCAGCCCTAGAAAGTTCTGCCCGTAGTTTCTCAACTTCACGTGCCATAGAAACTAGGTTCTTCTCCATTGCCTGTCTTTGCTCCATAAGCTCAATATTTGCCTTCTTTTCATAATCAACCGCATttctacaaaacaaaacttcTAAGTTAATAATTTTATATACAATCTAGTACACTCTCGATAAGATATGTACACTGAAAAGGAGCTCTAGgacaagaaaatgaaaacaaatacaAGAGAAGCAGGTCCACACCGACAAAACATAAGCTCCTGATGCAGACCATCAATCTCAGTCCTCAGCATAGGAATCTGCTTATTGTCAGACTGCAACCTCGCAAGGTCCTGCGTGAGGGTCTGAACTTGTGTGGCAAGCTCCTTCCTAACAGTATTCAGCTTCTGAACTTCAGAGCGAAGTTGCTTAGCCTCATTTTTCAAGGGCTCAGTTGCCTGTAGATCAGCCTCCAATTTCCTACTTTTCTCATAGAGCTCCCTTGATTTCATTTCTTCTTCGGCACGAATATCTGAAAAGGCAACATTCATCCGATGAATTTCTTCCTTGGCAGCACCAAGCTCATGCTGCAACACCATCCGGTCCTCAACCAGCCTCCGGTTATCAGCCAAGAGTCTCCGAATTTCCGCATGTTGCATTTCAAGCTCTTCCTCCAACATTGCAGGATGGGGAAGAGACCGCATAGGAGGACCTCGGCCATAAGGTCCTTCAATAGGATAACCACGCCGGTCATTCATCGCTTCACGTGGAACACGATGTCTCCCTGCCATTGTAAGTTATCCTGAAAACCCACAAATTTGTAGGAAATATCACCCCTAAAGAAGGGGGGAAAGATAATGAACATGTCAGTGACTGCTAAATCATTCTCCAAACTAACATTCTCCGTATAACTCAGGAAATCTTTTTTCTGAAGGCGGTgcaaattattttaattttttcaaattaaaaattaaacagtATAGCATTGCACAAGCTGAAATTTAATCAATTACACAATTTGACAGTCAATGtgtgaagcatatacaaaaaataaattttatccAAATAATTAATCCACTCATATCTGATTAATCCATCCTTATAGGTTAGTTTGGATTCCGAGAAACTGAAGGAAATTAAACACAAGTATTTTCTGAAATTCCAAATTTCTCATCACTTCAAACAATATGCATATATAATCCAATAAAAAAACCTACTTTTCTCAGGTCATCAGACAGTAATTAATCACAGTTTCAATTCAATTAATacacaattaaaaataatagagacccaaatttcaatttattttatactttatCGAATTAAAAAACGATAACCAAAATGTTATTAAACAAACTGGAATCCGAACCTGTTGTTCGATCGAATTTCTGAACGAATGAGAGAGGTCCTGGCTCCTGAGGTGTTCTTTTCTGGGCGGAAAATCCAGAGCGACCAAtttctcaattttgtttttgcgtATCAGGCTATCGAATGCTGCTCCGAGCGAGTCGTTTTCTAGCAGGCTCCAATCCTATTGGGCCCTCAGATTGTAGAAACTGTGGGCTCCATATCTTCGAAAACCTCATACGAATTAATATGGGCTTTTTATGGCCCAATATAGAAATTTGGAAGCTAATGAAGAGCGTTTCTAAGCTGCAGACGAAGCGTGCGGACCATCTGTGCAGACAAAGATCTAACGGCTAAGAATGGACGCGCTCACGTGTAGAACCGGGTTGTTGTGAACCGATGGATTTagaaaaatttcaacatttttatttaattggtaTCTTTTGTCTGATGGATGAAAACAGGAGTAAGTGGGAAAGAGGGGTTGGGTGTTGCGTGCGTTGAAGAGGGAAAGAGAGGGGATGATAGATGGAGAGAGGGAGCAGGAGTTTGTAATGGATTTAAGGTGGATTGAAGCTAGGTTGCAGCTGCGACTCGGTAATCCAAtaactttaattttgtttttgttcagtTTAGGGTTTAGGCATGGGAGGGGCAGTTTATGATTGTCTTTGCCGGGTGTGTTTTCATAAACATTCACCAGCTTTCATAACACAGAATGGTTGGTTGGTAGAACTGTGACAACTTCTTAAGAAAAGTTCATGATTCATAAACGTTCACAAACTTTCATGACACATAGATGATGGTCTCATATAACAAACCTTGGTCTCATATAACAAACCTTCATTACTACAAGGTTCGTTGAGCAATTGTGACACCACAATAAAACATAAGGGATTGTTTCAGATATTGTCCCAAACAATGTTTCAATATATAAAAGTGCGAGGGATGTCACTTAAGAAGCAATAATATAGAGAAATTAGTTACAAACATCCATAATGAACCAGTTGCCGAACAAATTCAATTCATCTGAACAAACTACAAACTATctcaagaaataaaataaaaaatatccaACACTAAATACAAACAATGTAATACTTATTTATGGACTACCATTGTTCTTCAATGGTAAATGTACAAAAAATTGATTGTGAACCATAAGTTTGAATCATGCACCAAGCACTACACATTGTGAAGGCCATGCAACATGTCGATCGCCATCCTCATTCGGTATTCAGGGACGTTGGCGGCCGTAATTCTATCCAAAGGAAGGCTACATGACAAGAACTCAATCacttttaaaattgaaaataccGCAATCCCCCTTGTTGCACACAACAATTCAACAAGTTTGAAAACCAATTCACAAACAATCCAATTTAAACTTACTAACaatgtaattaaattttaacTCACTCGTTGGCTTGCTGTGGGGACTTTGGACTTGCAACGATAGGCTAAGGTCCATTCTTTACCTCCTTCGACATGCTTTGGAGGACATCCGGCAACACGGAAGTGAGCAGAGCCAATTTGGTAGTTGCTTTACGTGTGTTGGTTTTAGACGTCAATGAGTCGTACACCATTATTCTCCCAGCTATAAGATTCATCTCAATAGCAACCCAATGGTGATCAGGGTTGAGGAGGCATGTACGCCTTCTTCACATCTACCAACCATGATGTAGAAAATGACTCCCCTTCCCCCTTGACCGTCTTTAACAGCATCGGTAAGAATTCTTTGGCCGCATCGGCTTTGCTACCTCTAGTTGTTCTTTTAGTTGTCATCGCATTGTAGGAGCACTCACAGCacttaaaacattaaaaaacaCACCCAACATAAGAATTTCCAAACTTTAGAATATTAGCAGAAATTTGGTTGGATACTTTTCTAGAAACCAGTCGATTATGTTCGTGGTCAACACTCTCCCTACTCGGCATGCTTCCTCAGGAGATATAATTGTAAATGAATGTGCTGCAATACACAAATTGTAATTAAACTATGACACCTACGTTGAAAATTCCAAACCAAATCGAAAAAAATCCTGAATCCATACCCAAAAAGTCCTGAAAAATTTTGGTACCCAATCCTGAAATTTTGGTATGGGAATTGGTCTCACATTTTCATTCGTTcggtaatcccaaactgaactgaaaatatatatatatatatattatttaaatatatatatggaatTGTAATAGCTGTCAgatttggttgagatttaatcttaACCATTGAATCCAAATAAAATCTTCACTCTCCCTCGACCTTACCTCACCCTGCTCTCTTTATCTCTCATCCTTCGTCGATTTCTCTCGCTCCTTCTCCTCCTTatttgtgataggagcatatttatgcaccttagttagctagttcttatgcatttttacTATGTTTTCtaagttaaagtagtcttttaagctagtttcatgtgttttcaggttttaagggcatattacacAAAAAGATGcgttttggagctttttggagcaaaatgaagCTTGGATTGAATGGCACATGTttgaaacaaaagaaatggacgaaattgaagatcaaaggaggctaggaatgaataatgaatgaagaaatgaaaatgaagaacaaagagttcagaattggaaaccaaagtttctaaagttggaagttgctattcttggaggtttccattcttgaaagtttctattcttggattggaagtttcctaatcctcTCTCACCTATGTTCTAAGCCCAAGCCGTGCCTTTCCTAAGCCAATTACATGTGGATTTTGATTTGGCTAGCCttattccttgtggatttgggttatacaaaTCCTTTTCATAAACAAAGTGGGCCAAAACCCTTTCCTTGGTGGATTAAACCCTTTTGCCGCAAACCCTAGGGCTTAAGCCTTTTATTTCTGCTAagttaaaccctaatttatctCCCCTAGGGTttgtgccgcacctaatgttctagaagcctaaaaatctacATAAAACCCTAGTTATTTTCTCCTTTGGATGGGCCAAGCCttttatctccaaaaccctaaccctttcccatcagattttgtgaaaaccctagcctataaatacaagtttTCAGCCATAAATTCGTCACCACCCTTCACACCATTCAAAaacaccttgccgcaaccctaatCACCGTTCTACATCACGAAACACCATCCTCCATCCATAtacatctctgccgcaccttttggagaagaaggagagccttgtcgtgcattccattgatgaaggagggccttgtgcgcaagccatctgcatccttgggagttttaagagttctttcttccctcgtttcaGTTTCGATGTTTATTctaatttgcttttcaattgctatgaacatgtggaactaaactcttattagttagtggtgaatttgaagccatggacatatgttaatatgaattgattccttttagttattgtttcgtaaaacatgaatgcgatttacttatctatttgattgataacttattcttgcgtgttgattaaggaggcctacttagtttgcatgcttgaatctaatgctaaattataagggactttcacctaatcgttagaaacttataattacaagtagtggagattgttagtcacaatcgtgttaagtagattcttggcaaaagtatcatgcagttcatagttataattgccttgtcaatgcttatgatttccatggagtttaatgatctttgaatgtatctctatcatgcagttcatatagggaacttgagaagaataatttggattgttgcatgcattcatccaattcaatgaatttagggaaatctgagagttaatttgtgcattcacgattaatttggggcattgtcgttcatggtttaaagaaacaatactggaaatcgatttatgttgcatatgttcatgtgtggagaaggatcctctaactagcttttcacccttgaattcatctcaatttcgttttagtttactttgatttgcaatttgtttagttttaattcaatttcgtcAGAAATCAAACCCCATTTTCTGTTTTATGTTATTAGGTCAGAATCTGTCCTAATTAGGttctttagagtgttttgagtcaatataggttagaatctgtccaTAAACATTGTTTGGGTCTTagtttagtcttaaattcgtccaatttcatctctagaatctgttttgagtctaattgtgagtattgtgctgttttgagtcttttaagtgttttctgaGTTAGTTaagttacaatctgttttcttttaatgttttgagtcaaagtaagttttaatttcgtccaaatcatttgttaggtttagaattgagtcaatttcacttagttttgcagatttgagtgtcttaggtcagtttagagtctatagagtctattcttgtgtttttaagtctagtttagtgttttagagtttaatttcagtagattagcagccctagttaatccccggtttagaacgatccctacttacatctttgctacaattgtcatcaatagggtttaatttgtgtgtcaagtaattttcacattaatttgtcatcttcGAATTCGGCTATACCACACCAGGGACTcacctctttctttctctcgaCTAACCTCTCTGATCTCTCTCTCGACTTCTCATCCCTTgctgaaaaagaaaatgtaggAATGGCAATAACTCAACTGATAGCATCATCGATCTCGATCAAGAGTTTGGCTTCGTTTGAAGGGCTCAGACCTTCAAGCCTTAAGTTCGGTCGCTAGCATGCAATAGTTATAGCTGACAGCAACATATGATGCCTGATATTGATTAATGATAATGCTATTAAACACAATTCGTAAgtaatttttggtttttattacTTTCTGGCTCGCAAATGTAGCAATAGCGCTGTTAAACATAAATATTGGAGGACTTAGAACTGTTTATATAGtaagcacacacacacacacacacacacacacacacatatatatatatatatatatatatatatatatatatctattttgTGCAAAGGAAATGAAAGTAGCTTTGTTTAGCTTTGGGTGGAATGGCTTcaatttgttttcaatttgggTATTTGacttctagggttttggattttagggttttcaattttgtgaACTTTAGGGGCCTTCATTTACAAGAAGGCAAATAGGAATTGAATTAAATCATGGACTGTACCGCAACACCAAAATATTTTGGGAATCCTAAAATTTGGCAATACAGAAATTTCGGTTCAAGATCGGTCTTCAGATTCCCATCTCGAAAATAATTAGTTTGGAATTTGGGATTACCTTTTCGGTTCGGTATCCCAACACATTTATATAAATCCAAACCAAATAGTGTTTAGTCACTTACACTGGTTGACAGCCACCTTGTCGGTTCAAGGAGCCGCTT belongs to Malus sylvestris chromosome 17, drMalSylv7.2, whole genome shotgun sequence and includes:
- the LOC126610135 gene encoding protein FLX-like 3 isoform X1; this encodes MAGRHRVPREAMNDRRGYPIEGPYGRGPPMRSLPHPAMLEEELEMQHAEIRRLLADNRRLVEDRMVLQHELGAAKEEIHRMNVAFSDIRAEEEMKSRELYEKSRKLEADLQATEPLKNEAKQLRSEVQKLNTVRKELATQVQTLTQDLARLQSDNKQIPMLRTEIDGLHQELMFCRNAVDYEKKANIELMEQRQAMEKNLVSMAREVEKLRAELSRADGRPWGTGGQYGMNFTSPEGAFPAAYGDGYAMHMGAADKGPMYGLGPASWGGSEKPRMTRR
- the LOC126610135 gene encoding protein FLX-like 3 isoform X2, which codes for MAGRHRVPREAMNDRRGYPIEGPYGRGPPMRSLPHPAMLEEELEMQHAEIRRLLADNRRLVEDRMVLQHELGAAKEEIHRMNVAFSDIRAEEEMKSRELYEKSRKLEADLQATEPLKNEAKQLRSEVQKLNTVRKELATQVQTLTQDLARLQSDNKQIPMLRTEIDGLHQELMFCRNAVDYEKKANIELMEQRQAMEKNLVSMAREVEKLRAELSRADGRPWGTGGQYGMNFTSPEGAFPAAYGDGYAMHMMEGTYSNAVNKY